One genomic region from Colletotrichum lupini chromosome 7, complete sequence encodes:
- a CDS encoding glycosyl hydrolase family 6 produces the protein MVVAHLLLAAALAPAALATPLKLRDVASYEGNPLADRQLFPNPYYTDEITNLAVPKLTGDLAAKAAKVAEVPTFAWLDTREKISLINSTLAQIRKLNQEGANPPYAGTYVIYNFPDRDCSAKASAGELVIADGGVEKYKKEYIDPIAALAKEYSDVRQVFVYEPDGLANLITNMNVAKCTGAADAYKEGTDYAFKTLNLDNVAIYVDAGHAGWLGWEANLKPTAELYSELYKKAGSPKAVRGLVTNVSNYNGWNLTSAPAYAESNKQWDESKFHAALTPFLKEAGYPANYLVDQGRSGKQPTGRQIWGDWCNIKETGFGTRPNVKTGIDTLDAFVWVKPGGEADGTSDSTAARYDEKCSSASSVIPAPEAGTWFQEYFVQLLENANPAF, from the exons ATGGTTGTCGCACACCTTTTGCTCGCTGCAGCGCTTGCGCCCGCGGCACTGGCTACTCCCCTCAAGCTGCGCGACGTCGCATCGTACGAAGGAAACCCGCTGGCGGACAGACAACTCTTCCCCAACCCCTACTACACAGATGAGATCACGAACCTCGCCGTCCCAAAGCTCACCGGAGATCTCGCAGCGAAGGCAGCCAAGGTCGCCGAGGTGCCCACATTCGCATGGCT TGATACACGCGAGAAGATTAGTCTGATTAACAGCACTCTGGCGCAGATCCGTAAGCTGAACCAGGAGGGCGCCAACCCGCCGTACGCTGGCACCTATGTCATCTACAACTTTCCGGACCGTGACTGCTCTGCCAAGGCCTCCGCAGGCGAGCTCGTGATTGCCGACGGCGGTGTTGAGAAGTACAAGAAAGAGTACATCGATCCTATTGCCGCGCTCGCCAAGGAGTACTCGGATGTTCGCCAAGTCTTCGTCTATG AACCCGATGGATTGGCCAATCTCATCACTAACATGAACGTGGCGAAGTGCACTGGCGCAGCCGATGCGTACAAGGAGGGCACCGACTACGCCTTCAAGACCCTCAACCTCGACAACGTCGCAATCTACGTGGATGCGGGCCATGCAGGATGGTTGGGCTGGGAAGCGAACCTGAAGCCTACTGCCGAGCTTTATAGCGAACTATACAAGAAGGCCGGTTCTCCCAAGGCAGTTCGTGGCTTGGTCACAAACGTGTCAAACTACAACGGCTGGAACCTGACGAGCGCCCCCGCCTACGCAGAGAGCAACAAGCAGTGGGACGAGTCCAAGTTCCATGCCGCGTTGACGCCGTTCCTCAAGGAGGCTGGGTACCCGGCAAACTACCTCGTCGACCAGGGCCGCAGCGGCAAGCAGCCGACCGGACGCCAGATTTGGGGTGACTGGTGCAACATCAAGGAGACTGGCTTCGGCACGAGACCGAACGTCAAGACTGGTATCGATACACTGGATGCCTTTGTCTGGGTCAAGCCCGGCGGTGAAGCTGATGGTACGAGCGATTCGACTGCGGCTCGCTATGATGAGAAGTGCAGCTCTGCATCCTCTGTGATTCCGGCCCCGGAAGCCGGAACTTGGTTCCAAGAGTACTTTGTGCAGTTGTTGGAGAATGCCAACCCCGCGTTCTAG
- a CDS encoding GDSL-like Lipase/Acylhydrolase, with amino-acid sequence MKSFTQALSLAAGLSLSFASPTPAVFPRQTNSSKNLIVFGDSYSTVGFWPGGTLPAAGNPLGNPSLPGQTTSSGLNWVGHLTSTLNTSTILTYDFAVTGATTDKDIVDTYAQYCVDDQVDQYKQYVSSVVNKNNALVAVWIGINDVGEPFWDKVSAPVTKIMDRYFELLQTLADDGLKNFVLLSVPRTLLPETNLLFNLFGPNTPLPAFSDQIPAMIGQSETDLARLRSDITSYNAALETRLATFKSANSGVKGLVFDTKPSFDTVVENFAQYGAKDATCYGSSDCIWADNYHAGLAIHKLLAQNLVKGVAANFVF; translated from the exons ATGAAGTCCTTCACCCAAGCCCTTTCCCTGGCAGCCGGCCTGTCCCTGTCCTTTGCCAGTCCCACCCCGGCCGTCTTCCCGAGACAGACCAACAGTTCCAAGAACCTGATTGTCTT CGGCGACTCTTACTCCACTGTCGGCTTCTGGCCCGGCGGCACCCTCCCGGCTGCCGGAAACCCGCTCGGCAACCCCTCCCTGCCCGGCCAGACCACCTCTAGCGGTCTGAACTGGGTCGGCCATCTCACAAGCACTCTCAACACATCCACCATCTTGACCTACGACTTTGCCGTGACCGGCGCCACCACCGATAAGGATATCGTCGACACTTATGCCCAGTACTGCGTCGACGACCAGGTCGACCAGTACAAGCAGTACGTGTCAAGCGTCGTCAACAAGAACAACGCCCTCGTCGCTGTCTGGATCGGCATCAACGATGTCGGTGAGCCGTTCTGGGATAAGGTGTCTGCACCCGTCACCAAGATTATGGACCGCTACTTTGAGCTCCTTCAGACTCTTGCCGATGACGGTCTGAAGAACTTTGTCCTGCTCTCCGTGCCTCGTACGTTACTTCCCGAAACCAACCTCCTCTTCAACTTGTTTGGTCCTAACACACCTCTGCCAGCCTTCTCTGACCAGATTCCTGCCATGATCGGCCAGTCCGAGACCGACCTGGCCCGCCTGCGCTCCGACATCACCTCGTACAACGCCGCCCTCGAGACCCGCCTCGCCACCTTCAAGTCCGCCAACAGCGGCGTCAAGGGTCTCGTCTTTGACACCAAGCCCTCGTTCGACACCGTTGTCGAGAACTTTGCGCAATACGGCGCCAAGGATGCTACCTGCTACGGCTCCAGTGATTGCATCTGGGCCGACAACTATCACGCCGGCCTGGCTATCCATAAGCTTCTCGCCCAGAACTTGGTCAAGGGTGTGGCCGCGAACTTTGTCTTCTGA